DNA from Vibrio japonicus:
CAACCAGGAGCTCAGTGATCTAACTCTCATTAAACTGTCATTGAAACTAAGCACCGGTGACTGAGATCACACCGCAAACGAAAACACCCTACACTTGGTGTATGAAACTTACGTGTACTAAAAAACCACCAATCTCTGAATATGTTTATCTGATCACACTAAGATTTCTTCAATTACGTATTTTTCATCATTCTTGGTGCAATAAAGGGCGAAAGTCCCACTTCAATAAAGAACGAATGGTGACTGAAGTCACAAAAAAGAGGCGTAGACAACGGCAAAGTGTGAAATACACAAAAAACTCGTTGTTGATCAATAACTGTAGCCCTGCTTTCCAAGTAACATCCTCGGAAAATGGTCACTGGTGACCAACATTCAAATGACAACGCTCGACTTTCAACTGTCATATAGAGCGGTTTAGAACAGGGAAAAGAAGATGTGGATTCCTTCGAAATTAACCCGTCCGGGACGTTTACATAACGCGATTGTTCGCCCGAGAGTTCTTGATTTATTGCAACAAGCCCCTTGCTATAAGCTGATCCTCTTTCGCTCACCTGCCGGTTATGGCAAAACAACCATGGCTTCTCAGTGGTTGGCAGATAAAATCAATGTCGGTTGGTACAGCATAGATGAGAGTGATAACGACTCCTTTCGATTTATGAACTACCTGCTTCAGGCACTCAACAAAGCGACAAACAACGCATGCCCTAATGCGCAAAAGCTTGCAGAAAAGCGCCAGTTCTCGTCTCTTCACTCCCTTTTTGGCGAAGTGTTTGCGGAACTGTCAGCATTTCACCAAGAGTGTTATTTAGTGTTAGATGACTATCACCTGATCAGTGACGATGAGATTCATGAAGCGATGCGGTTCTTCCTAAAGCATATGCCAGAAAATCTCACGCTTGTCGTCACCAGCCGTTCCGCACCACCACTTGGCACCGCCAATTTACGTGTCCGTGATCTGATGATAGAGATCGGCAATGAAATGCTCGCTTTTGATACCGAAGAAACAACACGATTTTTCAATCAGCGTGTTGCCGATGGCATTGATGATTCAACCGCAAACAGTCTGAGAAATTACGTTGAGGGGTGGCCTTCTGCACTCCAACTTATTGCCCTTCAAGCTCAGCATCAACACAAGACGTTAGCCCAATCCGCGGAATCGTTTTCTCAATTCAATCATGCCCACTTATGGGATTATTTGGTTGAAGAAGTGTTTGATCTGCTTGATTCAGAAACGCGTCGATTCCTGTTGCAATGTTCCGTGCTTGATCACTTTAACGACACACTCGTGTCAGCATTAACAGAGCGTGATGACGCGCTGAGCATGATAGAGTCGCTCAATCGTTTTGGTCTGTTTATCTCCCCATTGGAAGGCGAGCAAAACTGGTATCGCTTCCACAACCTGTTTGCTGAATTTCTGACTCACGAGCGCTTCGCACGTATCCCACAGCAAGAGAAAGATCTGCACCAAAAGGCGGCGCAGGCGTGGCTAAAACTATCTTCCCCACATCAGGCATTGCACCACGCGCAAAAAGCGGACAACAGTCAGTTAACTGCAGACATCATCAGTCAATATGGCTGGAAAATGTTTAACCGCGGCGAACTGCAAACACTAGAAAAAGCCATTGAGACATTAACGCCAGAGCAACTTTATAGCGACCCTAAACTTTGCATGTTGCAGGCGTGGCTGGCGCAAAGTCAGCACCGCTACAACGATGTCGGCGATCTGCTGTCTAAAGCCGATGAGCAAATGAAAGCATTTAACGTCGTATTAAGCAGTCAGGAACAAGGCGAGTTTAACGCACTACGCGCTCAGGTCGCGATAAACCAGAACGAGCCAGAAAAGGCGCTAGAGCTGGCAGAGTTGTCGCTGAGTCAGCTCAATACCACCGTGTATCACAGTCGTATTGTGGCAACCTCGGTCGTGGGTGAAGTGAACCACGTTCTTGGTCACCTGAGCCGCGCACTGCCAATGATGCAGCAGACAGAAAAGCTGGCACGTCAATATCAGGTTTATCACCAAGCACTGTGGGCGATGCTACAACAGAGTGAGATTCTGATCGCACAAGGGTACGTTCAGGCCGCGTTTGAAGTACAGGATAATGCATTTAAGTTGATTGAAGAGCAGCAATTGCAACAAGTTCCTCTACACGAGTTTTTACTCCGTGTCAGAGCGCAAATCCTGTGGTGTTGGAATCGCTTAGATGAAGCCGAAGAGTGCGCGTACAAAGGGCTCGACATTTTAGGCAATCATAGTCCGAGTAAGCATTTGCACAGCTATTCAATGCTGGCCCGTATTGCCATTGGTCGCGGTGAACTGGACAAAGCGGGCAAATTTATCGAGCAGATCAGCCATTTGCTTAAGCAATCCACTTATCACGTAGACTGGACAGCCAACGCGTCGCTGTCGCTACTCCTTTTCTGGCAAGCGCGTGGGGATTTAGAATCGATCAAACAGTGGTTAAGCACCACGGTCAAACCCGATCAAGCGTGCAATCACTTTACTCAGTTACAGTGGCGTAACATCGCTAGGGCGAAAATCAATCTTGGCTTGTATGAAGAAGCCACGCAAACGCTTAACTTCTTGCAAGAGAAAGCGCGTGAAAACCACTTGCTGACCGACATCAACCGAAACCTCATTGTTGAAACGGTGCTGGCCGTGTCGATGCAAGACGAACACAAAGCGCATCAATGCCTTAAGCACGCTCTAGAGCTAACCAATCAAACGGGCATGTTGGGTAACTTTTTGGTCGATGGGGCGAAGATCGGCCCTGCTCTGGAAAAACTCAACCACAAGAATGAACTGGGTGATTTAGAACGCCATCGCGCTCAACAACTGCTAAAAGAGATCTCCACCACTCAGCGCAGCCGTTCAGTGCACTTTGATGAGGATTTTGTCGAAAAACTGGTTAATCATCCGAACATTCCTGAGTTAGTACGCACCAGCCCACTGACTCAGCGTGAATGGCAAGTTTTGGGGCTGATCTACTCCGGCTTTAGTAACGAACAAATCGCTCAGGAGCTGGATGTGGCGGGCACCACAATCAAAACCCACATTCGTAACCTCTACCAGAAGCTGAATATTGCTAACAGAAAAGAAGCGGTCAAAACCGCCGAAAATCTGTTGCAGTTAATGGGCTTTTAATTCCAAAAGCAATAATAAAAAAGCGCAGCCAGAACAGCTGCGCTTTTTTTGTGTCACGACACTCTGCGCCCTTAAATGAGCATATTATTAATTTATCCGAATACTATTCAATAAGATAGGTTATTTATTGCACTCAGTAGAATTGATGCCAAAATAGACGCATATTAAGTATAAGGAATATCATTAATGGCTTGGTTTAAGAAAAATGCGCTCACCGCAGTCCTCATCACTGCCCTCTCACCTGTAAGTTTAAGTTACGCAGACATTGGAAATACACCTGTGGTAGGGGGCATTTTTAACTCTTCAGAAGTGTTAAAAAACCAAATCACCAATTCACTGAGCTATTCGACCCGTTTCGCTCGCGACATGACACTTTTCACCATTGGTGGAATGACGTTAGAAGCTTATTTACTCACGTTGCCACTGGATTCGAAGACAAAAACCAAGGTGATGGCACAACTGGCAGACCCGACTTACGCAATCCCACTGGGCTATTTTCTTTACCAGTTTTATGACCGCTATACAGGCATCAGCGATGAAGACCAGTTCAAAGCGTATTTAAAAACCGTTTATGACGATATGGCCTTGAAAGGGTTTGAACACTCACTCTTTTCAATCCAAGACAAAGCGGTAGAAGACGTGAGTAAACACAACAAGGATCAAGCGCATCAAGAAGGATTAAAAGTCGATGGTGATTTTATTGCTTCCATGGTGACGGTTTATGATGCCCTATTCCAGGTGGGTGAATGGCAGGATATGGATCGTTTGCCGGATCAGTACACGTACCTGACCAAAAGCGACAATGATCTGGCGCTTGTGAAAAAGATTCAACCGATCGTTGTCGGGATCTTAGCGCAAGTTGCCAACGGCATGGATGACGGTGACATGAAGAGTGCCGTATTAGCAATCATTGATGACCACCAGCCTGAGCATGCTGATAAGATCAACAATCGAGCACAAGCAATCACAATCAGCTTAATCGACTTTGTACGCCTTAACGTGTTAAAAGCGTATCGCCAATTTGTCTACATCGACGAAAGACAAGATAGATTAAACCGCTGGCTTCAAACCACTTTCGATTCAGACCCAGAGCAAGTCATTAAATTTCTTAAGTCTCAGCAAGATCGCCGTTTCGCGGTGCAAATTACCGTTGACGGTTTACAACAAGGATTGATGGAAGGCTTAGTTGATCCGGGCAAACCATTCATAAAAACTGCGTATCAAGCTCATCTGGATCACCAGAGAATCACACCACAATTTGAACACGCTCAACCAGAACACGTTCAGGACACGCGATTTTTACAGATCCTCTCCGAACAGATTTACAAAGATCCACACTATCTGCCGTTCTTTAAACGACTTTACGCTGAGCACACAGATTCCATTGCCCGGGTTGGCGTCTCCTCAACACCGACCATCAGTGTGCGTAATCTTCCGATTATAAAGACTGGCGCGAAAGTGTCGGGGGAACTCGGCACAGGTATTCCCAACTTCCACTTTGTTGATCGTCACGAAGACAGAGCTTACTACTTCTTTGGCAACGACGCGTTGCAACTTGATCGTCTGATGCAAAGCAACAAAGTTCAGACGATGTTTGACCGGCTCACCCACCTAAAAACACTCAACTGCAATGCACAGTACGATTGGAATGCGCAGACAAGTTACGATGCACTGGTCAATTTAGGGGCCGGAGAAGCGTTACGTGATTTTGGAGAAAAGCGCTGCTTACGCGAGTTAAATGAACGAGCAGAAGTAGAACAGGAACTGACGAAACAGCGCCAGTCACTCATTAACAACATTGATAGCTACCAAAGCCTACCTGTGTGGGACTTCTACACACGTGTCACACGTAAATGGAAGATTGAGCAAGATCTTCAGTCCTATGCCAAGTTAGATGGCAAAGGGATGCCCGACTACACCTTGATTTATAACCCTTGGCCGGATCACTTTGCGCATTTTGTAGGGCCATTCAGTGATGAAATCATTATGCCAACTGGTGAGCTAAACCGCCTCGATTACTGGATTGGCGAAGTGGAAAAGAGTTTCCAGAATGCAGGTATCTACGAAAATACGCTCTTCGGTATGGCGGGCGATCATGGCTTATCACCTGTCTATCATACTCTGAATCCGGAAAAAGCCATTTTTATTCCACTTGAGGCAAAACTCGGCTATCCACTGATCATCAGCAAAATATCTTCTGATGAAGGCGAAGGGCCTAAGATTACTAACGCTTTGAATTACCCTAGCAACAAAAATATTGATGTCGTGGTTGCCTCGACCGCTGGCGGTAACTTCATGTTAGATATGTTTAATTCGAAAAAAGGTTGGGCAACTCAACCAACTTATGAAGAGTTGATCCAGTGGGAACCGCTCAGCAGCCCCGCGGGGAGCAAAGTCGATATCATCGCAGAAACGCTGAACTATTTGGATGAAAGCCTCGATTACATGGCTGTTCGAAACGCTATTTGTGACGAGAAGAATTGTGAGGTTCGCATAATTGCCAACCGAAATGGACAGCGCCAAGACGAAGTGATCCGCAAGCAAGGCGATCGATATTTCTATCAATCACTGACTGGCAAGGAAACCCTGTTAGGCGTACAAACTCTCAACCCTTACCTACCCGAGCCTAATAAACAAGAGTTTGAGCAGTTTGGCCAACTCATCGATAAGTGTTTACACAAACCTGAACAATCTCAGCCAGCAACTTGGTGTAACAGCGCTGAATGGCGCGAGTTAACACGATTTACAGCAAGGCCAGATTCGGTTGTTGAACTGGCGCAGCTGTATGCAGAAGATCGAGCAGGCACGATCAACCTGTTCCCAAGAGATGGCATTGGATACAACACCAAAGTTCCAGGGCGTCACGCAGGGGAGAGCTACTTGGAGAAAGACGCATTCATTGGCTTTTGGGGTAAGCCTATTGGTGATAATGCCGTCCCTCTTAGCATAGAAGCAAACGGATCATTAGCACCGACGCTATATGAATACCTAACTGGTCAGCCAGTCAACGCAGGAGAAAATGGCTGGGGTTATCCGTCATTGCTGAACAAACTCGATATTCGGTAAATTGGCTAAGGAAAAGCAATCAGCTAAAAACACAAAAAGCGCCAATTGGCGCTTTTTTTACATCAGTTATCGTCTGATTAGAACTTTTTCGGAGCAAAACCCGTCATGACTTCTACCCGAAGTTCTTTACCCAGTTTTGTCATAGGGTGTACAACAACCAACCCACGTACCGATTTCTTTAGCTTACCAAGATCCGCTTGTTCTTCTTTGGTAATTTCACGCGAGAACGGCATATCCATTAAGCTCTTACGCTCTTTGTTCATGTCGTACTTTTGCTTACCTTTTAGAGAATTGATTTTCTTCTCTAATTTGTCTGCGTCATCGGTAAATCGTGTTACAAGTTCCTGGTCGCCACGTCCCTTCGCAGCATCCAGCTTACGTTTTGTGGTATCTAGGCGATTATGTAGTTGCTGAAGTTCTTGCTTAAGGCTCATGGATACAGTCTCTAGTGAATTCTGAAAAGGCGGCGAGTTTAGCATAAGCCACCCTCACACCCTAATGTTAATCTCTGATATCGATTGTAGCATTACGTCAGTTAGACGCGCATACTCAAACTAAGTGGATTCATATTAAATTTATCGCAGCAAGCTGGAAATAAACGGAGAATGAAAGTGCAAAAATTAACCATATTCTATGATGGTACCTGCCCTATTTGCGTAAGAGAAATGAACGCACTGAAGCAACGCGATCAAGGGCATCGACTAACGCTGGTGGACACCCATAGCGAGGAATTTGCACGCTATCCGCAAATTGATGCGCAGAAAGCATCAACCGTTCTTCACGCGCTGGATGAACGCAATCGACTTTTACTCGGATTAGATGTCACTTACCAAGCGTGGAAGTTAGTAGGCAAAGGATGGTTATACGCCCCACTACGCTGGCCAGGCATCAAACCCTTGGCAGATTGGTCTTACATAAAGTTCGCCAACAACCGCTATACGATTTCTAAATGGCTTACAGGAAAAAGTAAGTGCAACAACAACCGTTGCTCTCGATAACTCTCAGTAATCTCAATGACATAGGACTAATGTCTAATATCTCAATTGCATATATCTCTCCTGATTCACAGTCCCAATCCAAAATTCTGGTTAATCTATAAATCAACCTAATGAGCTTGCGAATACATAAGCGTCACCGCTGACGTCGCACGTCAAATAGGGATAAATCAAGACAGGAAGTTGGTATGAATCTCTCTATAAAAAGTCGCCTTTATATTTTGGCGTTAATCCCCCTGCTTGTGATTACAGTTGGCCTGCTAAGTGTTACCTACGTAAAAACCGCCCAACTTAACCACGCACAAGTTGAACTGACACAACATCACATGATGGACACCAAAAAATCCGAGCTAAAACAGTTCGTCCAAATGGCTAAGTCATCTATCGCCCCTTTACTTGAACAAGGTGCCGATTTAGAAACGGCATTACCGATACTAAGAAGCCTAAAGTATGGTGATTCGGGATATATATTTGGTTATGACTCAAGTGGCGTTCGGATTGTAGCCGGAGACAGTACGCAAGGCGTCGGTGACAACTTTTGGGATTTGCAGGATAAAAAAGGCAATTTTTTAATTCAAGAATTGATTCGTAATGCTAAGACGGGAGACTACACAACGTACTACTTTCCTAGACTTGGTGACACCAAAACCCTACCGAAACTGAGTTACTCTATGTACATTCCAGAATGGGATTTAACCATAGGTACGGGCTTTTACACTGACGATGTCGATGCCAAGATCCAAGAAATGGAGCAAGCAACGAATTCAGCGTTGCAAGATACTCTATCCGCAATTTTTATCCTTTGTATCATCATTTCGACGATCGTGGCGGTATTTGCCGTCATCGTAAACCGAAGCATTATGAATCCGTTAGAGAAGTTTGATGCTTCCATAACTGCATTTGCCACTGGCGAAGCTGACCTCACCGCGAGAATGGAGAGCTTTAATGCCCCTGAGTTTGCAAAGCTGAGCCACAACTTTAATGCGTTTGTATCAAACCTACAATCCATAATTCAAAGTGTAAGTAACGTCAGTCATCAGGTCGTTAGAGAAACAAACAACATGTCTGAAAGAGCCTCACAAGTAGATGAACTCGCCGCTGGTCAGCGCAAAGAAACAGAGCAAGTGGCGACAGCAATGACAGAACTCACTACAACCGCTAACGAAATATCAAATAATGCGAATCAGGCAGCTCAATCAGCTAAAGAAGTAGACGAAAGCGCCATAGAAGCCAGAGACATAGTGCAGACAACAGCTCAATCCGTCGAAGCACTGGCCTCAGAAGTCTCTCAAGCGAGCAATGTCATTTCGGCTCTGGAAAGCAACGTACAAAATATTGCGGTGTCACTTGGTGTGATTCAAGATATTGCTGAGCAAACCAACTTATTGGCGCTAAACGCCGCGATAGAGGCTGCACGAGCAGGTGAACAAGGTCGAGGCTTTGCCGTGGTCGCTGACGAAGTACGCAAACTTGCCAGTCGAACGCAAGACAGTACAGGCGAGATACATCAGACGATAGAACAACTAAAAAGTGCGTCAGATGCGGCTGTAAAAGCGATGAGTTCAAGTCAAAGCCTGAGCCACGAAACCGTTCGTGAAGCCAATGCCGCTGCACAGGCATTAGTGAAGATTCAGGACTCGATCGGCACAATCATGGATATGACTGCCTTAATCGCAACGGCGACCGAAGAGCAAAGCATTGTCGGACAAGATATATCGCAGCGCGTTGTCGTTATCTCCGACCAAAGCTATCAATCTGCAGATCTGGCAAACGACAACAAAAACGGCAGCCAAGAACTTAACCGCAGAGCCACTGAATTGTACGACTTGGTAGACCGATTTACTGTGTAAATTGCCGTTATAGAAACGACGAAGCCCGCAACTACGCGGGCTTCTTACTTTTATTCAAAGCAACTATTAGCTGACTAATAACCAGATACCCACGCCCATCATCAATGTCCCCGCAATGCGATTCATTAAGCGAACATTCTGAGAATGACCAAGTACTCTTTTTAAGCCCTTTCCGCCGGTCGCATAGAGTGTCATGCAAACAAATTCAAAGAACAAAATAATGCTGACTAACACAACCAACTGAGGCGCTAATTCTGCTTTCTGATCAATAAATGGCGGCAGTAGCGAGATCATAAACGCCCACCCTTTTGGGTTAGCAATGGCGGTCACAAATCCTTGAACCACTAAGTTCCAATCGCTTTGCGGAGCCGCTGCGCTTTCATCCATATTGATGGCGAGCTTTCCGCGAGAGAGCCACATTTGCACGCCTAAGTAAAATAGGTAACTACCACCTAATAGTTTAAG
Protein-coding regions in this window:
- a CDS encoding methyl-accepting chemotaxis protein; amino-acid sequence: MNLSIKSRLYILALIPLLVITVGLLSVTYVKTAQLNHAQVELTQHHMMDTKKSELKQFVQMAKSSIAPLLEQGADLETALPILRSLKYGDSGYIFGYDSSGVRIVAGDSTQGVGDNFWDLQDKKGNFLIQELIRNAKTGDYTTYYFPRLGDTKTLPKLSYSMYIPEWDLTIGTGFYTDDVDAKIQEMEQATNSALQDTLSAIFILCIIISTIVAVFAVIVNRSIMNPLEKFDASITAFATGEADLTARMESFNAPEFAKLSHNFNAFVSNLQSIIQSVSNVSHQVVRETNNMSERASQVDELAAGQRKETEQVATAMTELTTTANEISNNANQAAQSAKEVDESAIEARDIVQTTAQSVEALASEVSQASNVISALESNVQNIAVSLGVIQDIAEQTNLLALNAAIEAARAGEQGRGFAVVADEVRKLASRTQDSTGEIHQTIEQLKSASDAAVKAMSSSQSLSHETVREANAAAQALVKIQDSIGTIMDMTALIATATEEQSIVGQDISQRVVVISDQSYQSADLANDNKNGSQELNRRATELYDLVDRFTV
- a CDS encoding alkaline phosphatase family protein; the protein is MAWFKKNALTAVLITALSPVSLSYADIGNTPVVGGIFNSSEVLKNQITNSLSYSTRFARDMTLFTIGGMTLEAYLLTLPLDSKTKTKVMAQLADPTYAIPLGYFLYQFYDRYTGISDEDQFKAYLKTVYDDMALKGFEHSLFSIQDKAVEDVSKHNKDQAHQEGLKVDGDFIASMVTVYDALFQVGEWQDMDRLPDQYTYLTKSDNDLALVKKIQPIVVGILAQVANGMDDGDMKSAVLAIIDDHQPEHADKINNRAQAITISLIDFVRLNVLKAYRQFVYIDERQDRLNRWLQTTFDSDPEQVIKFLKSQQDRRFAVQITVDGLQQGLMEGLVDPGKPFIKTAYQAHLDHQRITPQFEHAQPEHVQDTRFLQILSEQIYKDPHYLPFFKRLYAEHTDSIARVGVSSTPTISVRNLPIIKTGAKVSGELGTGIPNFHFVDRHEDRAYYFFGNDALQLDRLMQSNKVQTMFDRLTHLKTLNCNAQYDWNAQTSYDALVNLGAGEALRDFGEKRCLRELNERAEVEQELTKQRQSLINNIDSYQSLPVWDFYTRVTRKWKIEQDLQSYAKLDGKGMPDYTLIYNPWPDHFAHFVGPFSDEIIMPTGELNRLDYWIGEVEKSFQNAGIYENTLFGMAGDHGLSPVYHTLNPEKAIFIPLEAKLGYPLIISKISSDEGEGPKITNALNYPSNKNIDVVVASTAGGNFMLDMFNSKKGWATQPTYEELIQWEPLSSPAGSKVDIIAETLNYLDESLDYMAVRNAICDEKNCEVRIIANRNGQRQDEVIRKQGDRYFYQSLTGKETLLGVQTLNPYLPEPNKQEFEQFGQLIDKCLHKPEQSQPATWCNSAEWRELTRFTARPDSVVELAQLYAEDRAGTINLFPRDGIGYNTKVPGRHAGESYLEKDAFIGFWGKPIGDNAVPLSIEANGSLAPTLYEYLTGQPVNAGENGWGYPSLLNKLDIR
- the malT gene encoding HTH-type transcriptional regulator MalT, which translates into the protein MWIPSKLTRPGRLHNAIVRPRVLDLLQQAPCYKLILFRSPAGYGKTTMASQWLADKINVGWYSIDESDNDSFRFMNYLLQALNKATNNACPNAQKLAEKRQFSSLHSLFGEVFAELSAFHQECYLVLDDYHLISDDEIHEAMRFFLKHMPENLTLVVTSRSAPPLGTANLRVRDLMIEIGNEMLAFDTEETTRFFNQRVADGIDDSTANSLRNYVEGWPSALQLIALQAQHQHKTLAQSAESFSQFNHAHLWDYLVEEVFDLLDSETRRFLLQCSVLDHFNDTLVSALTERDDALSMIESLNRFGLFISPLEGEQNWYRFHNLFAEFLTHERFARIPQQEKDLHQKAAQAWLKLSSPHQALHHAQKADNSQLTADIISQYGWKMFNRGELQTLEKAIETLTPEQLYSDPKLCMLQAWLAQSQHRYNDVGDLLSKADEQMKAFNVVLSSQEQGEFNALRAQVAINQNEPEKALELAELSLSQLNTTVYHSRIVATSVVGEVNHVLGHLSRALPMMQQTEKLARQYQVYHQALWAMLQQSEILIAQGYVQAAFEVQDNAFKLIEEQQLQQVPLHEFLLRVRAQILWCWNRLDEAEECAYKGLDILGNHSPSKHLHSYSMLARIAIGRGELDKAGKFIEQISHLLKQSTYHVDWTANASLSLLLFWQARGDLESIKQWLSTTVKPDQACNHFTQLQWRNIARAKINLGLYEEATQTLNFLQEKARENHLLTDINRNLIVETVLAVSMQDEHKAHQCLKHALELTNQTGMLGNFLVDGAKIGPALEKLNHKNELGDLERHRAQQLLKEISTTQRSRSVHFDEDFVEKLVNHPNIPELVRTSPLTQREWQVLGLIYSGFSNEQIAQELDVAGTTIKTHIRNLYQKLNIANRKEAVKTAENLLQLMGF
- a CDS encoding LysE family translocator — its product is MNTALLGMFIPTFFFVSITPGMCMTLALTLGMSVGYKRTLWMMAGELVGVGLVAVAAVLGIAAVMLNYPWLFVALKLLGGSYLFYLGVQMWLSRGKLAINMDESAAAPQSDWNLVVQGFVTAIANPKGWAFMISLLPPFIDQKAELAPQLVVLVSIILFFEFVCMTLYATGGKGLKRVLGHSQNVRLMNRIAGTLMMGVGIWLLVS
- a CDS encoding YibL family ribosome-associated protein — its product is MSLKQELQQLHNRLDTTKRKLDAAKGRGDQELVTRFTDDADKLEKKINSLKGKQKYDMNKERKSLMDMPFSREITKEEQADLGKLKKSVRGLVVVHPMTKLGKELRVEVMTGFAPKKF
- a CDS encoding thiol-disulfide oxidoreductase DCC family protein, giving the protein MQKLTIFYDGTCPICVREMNALKQRDQGHRLTLVDTHSEEFARYPQIDAQKASTVLHALDERNRLLLGLDVTYQAWKLVGKGWLYAPLRWPGIKPLADWSYIKFANNRYTISKWLTGKSKCNNNRCSR